TGACGGGGCAGGAAGTTGCAGGTAAAACATCACCCTGACCAATCTTTTGTTGGATGATCACAGAGGGATGGAGCAATGGAGAATGACTGATTACTAATCTCTCGATGCTTCCGTCTCTCTGCTCCTTCCCATATTGGCTACACCATGTAGACAGAAGATGAGATAAGGACATGCTCAACAGCCTGACTCTAAGAGGCTTCTACAGCTAAAACTGCAAATTCAAAGTTCAAAACATTCTTATTGATTCAAGGAGGTTCTAAACATGTCACTTCCACTTTTAACCTATCCACTTTCTAGTCAAAACCAACGGGTTGAGGGCTATGAAATCTTTGGGGATGAGCAACCTAGAATCTATACAATCGATAATCTTCTTAGGGGAACAGAAGTTGATGAAATCATTTGGGCAGCTTATCGACAGGTCTTTAACGAACAACAAATTCTCCAGCATCATCGTCAAGTTAGTCTAGAGTCTCAACTACGATCACACCAAATTACTGTACAGAGATTCATTCATGGATTGCTTCTGTCCGACTCCTTTCGACGACTAAACTATGAATGCAATAGCAATTATCGCTTTGTAGAGATGTGCATTCAGCGGGTCTTGGGTCGTAACGTCTACGATAACCGGGAAAAGTTAGCATGGTCAACGGTGCTGGCAACAAAGGGAATTCAGGGATTTGTTGAGCAACTGTTAAGCAGTGAAGAGTATCAAACCCATTTTGGTGAGAATACAGTCCCCTATCAGCGGCGACGAATTTTACCGCAGCGATCACAAGGTGAACAACCCTTCGCCCGTGTACCCCGCTATGACCAGTACTATCGCAACCAACTGCAAGCCTTAAGCTGGGGGAAACTGTTTGGAAATGGGGTGAGCGATCGTAGTGCTGATGTTTACCGGAGAGTATTGTTTGCTGTCCCAACCCTTTCTCTTGCCGTACTGGTTGCTACGCTGATTTTTATAGCAGCCCCAAAGTAGACTCGTGTTGGTACCAAACTAGCAAATAAATATTCCATTGACCACCTGACTCCCAAC
This genomic interval from Cyanobacteriota bacterium contains the following:
- a CDS encoding phycobilisome rod-core linker polypeptide; the protein is MSLPLLTYPLSSQNQRVEGYEIFGDEQPRIYTIDNLLRGTEVDEIIWAAYRQVFNEQQILQHHRQVSLESQLRSHQITVQRFIHGLLLSDSFRRLNYECNSNYRFVEMCIQRVLGRNVYDNREKLAWSTVLATKGIQGFVEQLLSSEEYQTHFGENTVPYQRRRILPQRSQGEQPFARVPRYDQYYRNQLQALSWGKLFGNGVSDRSADVYRRVLFAVPTLSLAVLVATLIFIAAPK